In Gossypium arboreum isolate Shixiya-1 chromosome 6, ASM2569848v2, whole genome shotgun sequence, the following are encoded in one genomic region:
- the LOC108484911 gene encoding dihydroceramide fatty acyl 2-hydroxylase FAH1-like codes for MVSKPFAVDLNKPIVFQVGHLGEAYEKWVHQPIVTKDGPRFFANDFCELLTRTKWWVIPLVWLPVVCWLVCISTQRGLTPTEAALAVVGGIFIWTLLEYCLHRFLFHIKTRSYWGNTFHYLLHGCHHKHPLDGLRLVFPPAATAILCAPVWTMFKLLSSPSTAPALFGGGLLGYVTYDCTHYYLHHGKPSKGYGQILKRYHLNHHFKVQNKGFGITSSIWDHVFGTFPATQVSDISR; via the exons ATGGTCAGTAAGCCTTTTGCAGTTGACTTGAATAAGCCTATTGTTTTCCAG GTTGGCCATCTCGGGGAAGCTTATGAGAAATGGGTTCACCAACCTATCGTAACCAAGGATGGTCCTCGGTTTTTCGCCAACGACTTTTGCGAG CTGTTGACACGCACTAAATGGTGGGTGATCCCCCTAGTTTGGCTACCAGTTGTATGTTGGCTTGTGTGTATCTCCACCCAAAGAGGTCTCACTCCTACAGAGGCAGCCTTGGCAGTGGTTGGTGGCATCTTCATCTGGACACTTCTCGAGTATTGTTTGCACCGTTTTCTTTTCCATATTAAAACAAGAAGTTATTG GGGAAACACCTTTCACTATCTACTTCATGGCTGCCATCACAAGCACCCTTTGGATGGGCTACGCCTTGTTTTTCCCCCAGCCGCTACAGCTATTCTGTGTGCGCCG GTGTGGACCATGTTTAAGCTTTTATCATCTCCTTCAACAGCTCCAGCTTTGTTTGGAGGTGGGTTGCTGGGATATGTGACGTATGACTGCACCCATTACTACTTGCACCATGGAAAGCCATCTAAAGGATATGGTCAAATTCTCAAG AGATATCACTTGAATCATCACTTCAAAGTTCAGAACAAGGGATTTGGGATTACATCGTCTATTTGGGACCACGTGTTTGGAACATTCCCTGCAACCCAAGTAAGCGACATAAGTAGGTGA